In Bacillus toyonensis BCT-7112, a single window of DNA contains:
- a CDS encoding DUF2515 domain-containing protein — MDRSNSNHTYNGPSKALPLSLFDVKNELKQKSKLIHSDTMYTLTKEEQFIINNIKIQTEQLNKNNVTRTRAYYQFYIRYPEIHWALLGHMVSRNGGWNMTDLKGDLYTKLLSEKDQITFFSFLERGNWLIFQDVYPQFLLYEQSVKKAKKLFHLLPHLNVSTFMETMWNDFWKTGNKKTLAIATIINEQNYLEKRVIQNAHFQKTVLNSIGFKLFDFFQFNHILFPFYENNTNQKTLLIGDTMKHFTSLHERILIGKRLYSLLFRDTHILSQIIYWAEHHPHTGSRKDYWPHLFSSVNESFSREFYKRRIKKCQLRSGAYRIYSPALIYAWRDMKHEEVESEDWFTDWQVVNYLVDKEENMNGKITEDYCKTLEKIELAILAKKNVLLREEE, encoded by the coding sequence ATGGACCGAAGCAATTCAAATCATACATATAACGGACCTTCCAAAGCACTGCCTCTCTCCCTATTTGATGTAAAAAATGAATTGAAACAAAAAAGCAAACTCATTCATTCTGACACCATGTATACATTAACGAAAGAAGAGCAATTCATCATCAACAATATAAAAATACAGACAGAACAACTAAATAAAAATAATGTTACGAGAACACGCGCGTACTACCAATTTTACATTCGATATCCAGAAATACATTGGGCACTACTTGGACATATGGTATCACGTAACGGTGGTTGGAATATGACTGATTTAAAAGGAGACTTATATACGAAACTTTTATCAGAGAAAGATCAAATTACATTTTTTTCTTTTTTAGAAAGAGGGAATTGGCTCATTTTTCAAGATGTATATCCTCAATTTTTACTTTATGAACAAAGTGTTAAAAAAGCAAAAAAGCTATTTCATCTTCTCCCTCACCTAAATGTTTCTACATTTATGGAAACGATGTGGAACGATTTTTGGAAAACTGGGAACAAAAAAACATTAGCAATCGCAACTATTATTAATGAGCAAAACTACTTAGAAAAAAGAGTGATTCAAAATGCACACTTTCAAAAGACCGTACTCAATAGTATCGGATTTAAACTCTTTGATTTCTTTCAGTTTAATCATATCCTTTTCCCTTTCTACGAAAATAATACAAATCAAAAAACTTTATTAATTGGCGATACAATGAAACATTTTACTTCCTTGCATGAACGAATCTTAATTGGAAAAAGGTTGTATTCATTATTATTTCGAGATACACATATTTTATCTCAAATCATATATTGGGCCGAGCATCATCCACATACAGGCTCAAGGAAAGATTACTGGCCTCATTTATTTTCAAGTGTAAATGAATCTTTTTCCCGTGAGTTTTATAAACGCCGAATAAAGAAATGCCAGTTGCGTAGTGGCGCATATCGTATATACAGCCCTGCACTCATCTATGCATGGCGAGATATGAAGCATGAAGAAGTTGAAAGTGAAGATTGGTTTACGGACTGGCAAGTTGTAAATTACTTAGTGGATAAGGAGGAAAATATGAATGGAAAAATTACAGAAGAC